In a genomic window of Wyeomyia smithii strain HCP4-BCI-WySm-NY-G18 chromosome 1, ASM2978416v1, whole genome shotgun sequence:
- the LOC129716631 gene encoding uncharacterized protein LOC129716631 — protein MTSCLAAFSILILIGTTVEEGHWRQEWPLEEGFCVAMFERFVDLYLYHEPDILRLVNSGPALPELEAKARQSCVTMENCLKRHQDKWSVIAVVQIKDEYGNSTQCRILLDCGSMHNLISTSIVNALRLRKFSTNISIEGVSGTPKLIKNMVGARIRSISNKNVSMNLNFLVMKRVTSHLPIRSFPIDPGRIPVDVQLADPQFNRSRRIDMLLGIQAFNELFTGQSFSLTDDGSFRCKETVFGWVVGGAVSQFFLASSCSVQPREHYHEDTSGTSLNDHLLVGPVLQRKLTEIVLRFRVPKIVFTADITQMFRQIVIRPSDRKYQQVFWRARPEDPLEVYQLATVTYGTACAPFLATRTLEQLCKDERKRFPLTSQAGTVDFYVDDLLSGAETIEKALDLQNEFIQMMASGGFKLHKWASNCPAFLESVPNADNEQIAFFKDEKTTRTLGLTWQPRQDVFLTKLHEIDFHNGPVTKRSIYSDIAKLYDPLGLLGPVIFAAKIRLQRLWQLEVEWDDVLSDDEAEHWTTFRNQLVQMGEIPIKRGVLPYNFPCQVELHGFCDASNLGYGPCVYVRSINNSGHCSTILLTSKSRIAPLKNAKPTIPRLELCGARELARLISNITHNLNITFSKIVLWCDSTTAISWIQTDPSKLKTFVCNRVIEIQQLTKSMEWRHVSTNENPADFISRGLLPSEIRACKLWWFGPTFLTKDETDWPVNSQQLPIEQLPESRNPSMSFAVIDTSEKFILFARQSSFRRMQRVMAFVLRFIDHIQRGSHKNHRYGQLTIQELDEATKAMISIAQREAFPRDFRCLESGQVIHQQSKLTQYSVFLDKSRFAVMRVGGRNHNASWIPIHQRHLMILPPGHPFTHAVARAYHVELLHAPQQLLNALQRRYWIVHGRSTVRWVIRRCVTCFKAKPVTMQQMMGNLPKSRLEGGYTFRNTGVDFCGPMFVRQQNKRSTVVYKAYVAVFVCFATKAIHLELVSNLTADAFIAALQRFISRRGKCERLFSDNGLNFVGSKNKLREMYDMSRSQLFKHKLDDFCSKAAIDWHLIPPNAPHFGGLWEAGVRSAKYHLKRIIGTANLNFEEYATVLARIEAVLNSRPITPMSVDPNDVAPLTPGHFLVGRPLTDIAEPDVTDHKESTLSRWQRQTQMVQHFWRRWSNDYITTLQNRNKWHERYPVKKNQMVIVREDNLPTMQWKLGRISNVIPGPDGLLRVVDVRVGNKLFRRPIAKLCLLPIADNFPSADNDYNND, from the exons ATGACTTCGTGCCTTGCCGCTTTCTCAATCCTGATCCTCATCGGGACTACTGTTGAGGAGGGACACTGGCGACAAGAATGGCCCCTGGAGGAAGGCTTTTGTGTGGCCATGTTCGAACGGTTTGTCGATCTCTACTTATACCACGAGCCAGATATTCTTCGGCTCGTGAATTCGGGACCCGCGTTGCCAGAGCTAGAGGCCAAAGCGAGACAAAGCTGTGTGACAATGGAGAACTGCTTGAAACGACACCAGGACAAGTGGAGTGTTATTG CTGTGGTGCAGATTAAGGATGAGTACGGGAACTCCACACAATGTAGAATATTACTCGATTGTGGATCGATGCATAATTTGATCTCCACGAGCATAGTAAACGCGTTACGTCTACGCAAATTCAGTACAAATATAAGCATAGAAGGTGTATCTGGAACACCAAAATTGATTAAGAACATGGTTGGAGCACGGATTCGCTCAATTTCTAATAAAAATGTTTCGATGAACCTGAACTTCCTAGTGATGAAACGAGTCACATCCCATTTACCAATACGATCATTTCCTATCGATCCCGGAAGAATTCCTGTAGATGTACAGCTTGCGGATCCTCAGTTCAATCGGTCGAGACGAATCGATATGCTTTTAGGGATTCAAGCATTCAATGAATTATTCACTGGCCAATCATTTTCGTTGACAGACGATGGCTCGTTCCGGTGCAAAGAGACAGTTTTCGGCTGGGTGGTGGGAGGAGCAGTCAGTCAGTTTTTTCTTGCCTCATCATGCAGTGTTCAACCCCGCGAGCACTACCACGAAGACACGAGTGGAACGTCTCTAAATGATCATTTACTCGTCGGGCCGGTTCTGCAACGTAAGCTAACTGAAATTGTGCTTCGTTTCAGGGTACCGAAGATAGTGTTTACTGCGGACATTACACAAATGTTCCGGCAGATTGTTATTCGACCAAGCGATAGAAAATATCAACAAGTTTTTTGGCGTGCGCGGCCTGAAGACCCTTTGGAGGTGTACCAACTAGCGACAGTCACATATGGCACAGCATGTGCCCCATTTCTAGCAACTCGAACACTGGAGCAATTGTGCAAAGATGAGCGAAAACGATTTCCTTTGACGTCCCAGGCTGGGACTGTAGACTTTTATGTTGACGACCTACTAAGCGGAGCAGAAACTATCGAGAAGGCATTGGACCTACAGAACGAGTTTATCCAAATGATGGCTTCAGGAGGATTCAAACTACATAAGTGGGCATCAAACTGTCCTGCATTCCTGGAATCGGTTCCGAATGCTGATAACGAACAAATTGCCTTTTTTAAGGATGAAAAAACGACACGTACCCTGGGTTTAACGTGGCAACCCCGACAAGACGTATTCTTAACAAAACTGCACGAAATAGATTTCCACAACGGTCCAGTAACCAAACGATCAATCTATTCAGATATAGCCAAATTGTACGACCCTTTGGGCTTGTTGGGACCAGTGATCTTCGCAGCAAAGATACGATTGCAACGTTTATGGCAGCTTGAGGTTGAGTGGGACGATGTGTTATCCGATGATGAAGCTGAACACTGGACTACCTTTCGGAATCAACTGGTACAGATGGGAGAAATACCAATCAAGCGCGGTGTCCTTCCGTACAATTTCCCTTGCCAAGTGGAGCTTCACGGATTTTGCGATGCGTCCAATCTCGGTTATGGGCCATGCGTTTATGTACGTTCGATTAATAATTCCGGACATTGCTCAACCATTCTTTTAACCTCAAAGTCTCGAATTGCACCACTGAAAAACGCTAAACCGACAATACCGCGTCTTGAACTTTGCGGTGCACGTGAACTTGCCCGATTAATTTCAAATATAACGCACAATTTGAAcattactttttccaaaattgtTCTTTGGTGCGATTCCACCACCGCTATTTCTTGGATACAGACCGACCCAAGCAAGCTGAAGACATTTGTTTGCAACAGAGTTATCGAAATACAGCAACTGACCAAAAGTATGGAGTGGAGACATGTGAGCACAaatgaaaatccagcagatttcaTATCGCGTGGACTATTACCTAGCGAGATCCGAGCATGCAAGCTTTGGTGGTTTGGTCCGACATTTCTGACCAAAGACGAGACAGACTGGCCTGTGAATTCTCAACAACTTCCGATAGAACAGCTTCCAGAATCGCGAAATCCTTCAATGAGCTTCGCGGTCATCGATACATCCGAAAAATTCATCTTGTTCGCCAGGCAGAGCAGCTTTAGGCGAATGCAACGTGTCATGGCATTTGTACTGCGATTCATCGACCATATTCAGCGAGGTAGTCACAAGAATCATCGATATGGGCAGCTCACCATCCAAGAATTAGACGAGGCAACGAAGGCGATGATCAGCATAGCCCAGAGAGAAGCGTTTCCCAGAGATTTCCGTTGTCTTGAATCTGGTCAGGTAATTCATCAACAGAGTAAGTTAACTCAGTATTCAGTGTTTCTAGATAAAAGTCGTTTTGCTGTGATGCGAGTTGGTGGAAGGAATCATAATGCTTCATGGATACCGATACATCAGAGGCATCTCATGATATTACCACCTGGTCATCCATTCACACATGCAGTTGCAAGAGCATATCATGTTGAACTTCTGCATGCTCCACAACAGCTACTCAACGCGTTGCAAAGAAGATATTGGATAGTACACGGTCGCAGCACTGTACGCTGGGTCATTCGACGGTGTGTTACTTGTTTCAAGGCGAAACCAGTGACAATGCAACAGATGATGGGCAACTTACCGAAATCACGCCTTGAAGGTGGCTACACATTTCGAAATACTGGAGTGGATTTTTGTGGTCCTATGTTTGTCCGTCAGCAAAATAAGCGGTCAACTGTCGTGTATAAGGCGTATGTGGCAGTCTTTGTTTGCTTCGCCACGAAGGCGATACATTTAGAGCTGGTTTCCAACCTAACGGCGGATGCATTTATTGCCGCATTACAACGCTTCATTTCACGCAGAGGTAAATGTGAACGATTGTTTTCCGATAATGGTCTGAATTTCGTTGGTAGCAAGAACAAGTTACGAGAAATGTACGATATGTCCCGGTCTCAGCTTTTTAAGCACAAGCTGGACGATTTCTGTTCAAAGGCAGCCATAGACTGGCACCTTATACCGCCTAACGCTCCACACTTCGGCGGATTATGGGAGGCAGGTGTACGATCTGCCAAATATCATCTTAAGCGCATAATAGGGACGGCTAATCTAAATTTTGAAGAGTATGCAACCGTTCTTGCGCGCATCGAAGCCGTTCTAAATTCGAGACCGATTACACCAATGTCGGTAGACCCTAACGACGTCGCACCTTTAACCCCTGGGCACTTTTTAGTGGGACGACCTTTAACGGATATTGCTGAGCCCGATGTCACCGATCACAAAGAATCAACACTCTCCCGTTGGCAGCGACAAACACAGATGGTGCAACATTTCTGGCGTCGTTGGTCAAACGACTACATTACGACATTGCAGAATCGCAACAAATGGCACGAACGTTACCCAGTGAAGAAGAATCAAATGGTCATCGTACGTGAAGACAATCTCCCTACCATGCAATGGAAACTCGGCAGGATCAGTAACGTCATTCCGGGCCCGGACGGTCTACTGCGAGTTGTGGACGTGCGTGTAGGCAATAAGCTGTTCCGACGACCAATTGCCAAGCTGTGCCTTCTACCAATAGCAGACAACTTCCCATCGGCCGACAACGATTAtaataatgattga